The Hahella sp. HNIBRBA332 genome window below encodes:
- a CDS encoding peptidylprolyl isomerase, with amino-acid sequence MAISKNKVVQFHYILKDQEGKELENTYEDEVITYLHGHDNVLQGLEEALEGKDAGDKFEITLPPEKAFGLRQEDSIKRISKKYLKHAGRFQVGDAIPVKSEQGVQVVTVMKIGHSMVDVDINHPYAGQTLTFALEVVSLRDAAKEEIDHGHVHGPGGHHH; translated from the coding sequence ATGGCGATTAGCAAAAATAAAGTGGTCCAGTTCCACTACATCCTGAAAGATCAAGAAGGCAAAGAACTGGAAAACACCTATGAAGACGAAGTCATTACCTACCTGCACGGCCATGACAATGTGCTGCAAGGGTTAGAGGAAGCACTGGAGGGCAAAGACGCCGGCGACAAATTCGAAATCACTCTGCCCCCGGAAAAAGCCTTCGGTTTACGCCAGGAAGACAGCATTAAGCGCATTTCCAAAAAGTATCTGAAGCATGCGGGCCGTTTTCAGGTCGGCGACGCTATCCCGGTTAAATCCGAGCAAGGCGTGCAAGTGGTCACGGTCATGAAAATTGGCCACTCCATGGTCGATGTCGACATCAACCACCCTTACGCAGGCCAAACGCTGACTTTCGCTCTGGAAGTCGTCAGTCTGCGTGATGCGGCGAAAGAAGAAATTGATCACGGCCACGTACATGGCCCCGGCGGACATCACCACTAA
- a CDS encoding group 1 truncated hemoglobin has product MTRTNSQASSLLRVATTTIAIALTTATLHLTGCASVSQDASLYRALGGEQGIARLVDRFMEEISYSEEIAPFFVDTDPDRFREKLSEQLCNISGGPCEYTGDSMRDSHAGISISEADFNRTVDLLINAMNKEGVPYPTQNRLLKRLAPMRKDIIYL; this is encoded by the coding sequence ATGACGCGAACCAACTCTCAAGCAAGTTCATTACTCCGCGTTGCGACGACAACCATCGCCATCGCCCTCACCACTGCGACGTTACACCTGACCGGCTGCGCAAGCGTCAGTCAGGATGCCTCGTTATATCGCGCGCTGGGCGGTGAGCAAGGAATCGCCCGTCTGGTGGACCGATTCATGGAGGAAATCAGCTACTCAGAAGAAATTGCGCCCTTCTTCGTGGATACAGACCCAGACCGCTTCAGAGAAAAGCTGTCTGAGCAACTCTGCAATATCAGCGGAGGTCCCTGCGAATATACCGGCGACAGCATGCGCGACAGCCACGCCGGGATATCGATTTCCGAAGCGGATTTCAACAGGACCGTCGACTTGCTGATCAACGCCATGAACAAGGAAGGCGTGCCCTATCCCACGCAAAACCGGTTGCTCAAGCGCCTCGCGCCAATGAGGAAGGACATTATTTATCTGTGA
- the sufC gene encoding Fe-S cluster assembly ATPase SufC, with amino-acid sequence MLSIKDLYARVEEKEILKGLTLDVKPGEVHAIMGPNGSGKSTLTHVLSGREGYDVTSGEINYFGQNLLDMEPEERAREGIFLAFQYPVEIPGVSNIQFLRTAMNSIRKHRGEEELDAATFLKLARQKIGMVNLDPDFLKRGVNEGFSGGEKKRNEILQMLMLEPKLALLDETDSGLDIDALQVVANGVNALRSPDRAVVLVTHYQRLLNYIVPDYVHVLANGRIVKSGGRELALELEEKGYGWLNLDDDKVA; translated from the coding sequence ATGCTAAGTATTAAAGACCTTTACGCTCGGGTAGAAGAAAAAGAGATTCTGAAAGGACTGACGCTGGACGTAAAGCCCGGCGAAGTCCACGCCATCATGGGCCCCAACGGCTCTGGCAAAAGCACCTTGACCCACGTATTGTCCGGGCGCGAAGGTTATGACGTCACTTCCGGCGAAATCAATTATTTCGGCCAGAATCTGCTGGACATGGAGCCGGAAGAACGCGCCCGCGAAGGCATATTCCTGGCGTTCCAGTATCCAGTGGAAATCCCTGGCGTCAGCAATATCCAATTCCTGCGCACAGCGATGAACAGCATCCGCAAGCATCGCGGCGAAGAAGAACTGGACGCGGCGACCTTCCTGAAGCTGGCCCGTCAGAAGATCGGCATGGTCAACCTGGACCCCGACTTCCTCAAGCGCGGCGTCAACGAAGGTTTTTCCGGCGGCGAGAAAAAGCGTAACGAAATTCTGCAAATGCTGATGCTGGAGCCCAAGCTGGCGCTGCTGGATGAAACCGATTCCGGCCTCGACATCGACGCCCTGCAAGTGGTGGCCAACGGCGTCAATGCGCTGCGCAGCCCTGATCGCGCCGTAGTTCTGGTGACCCACTATCAGCGTCTGCTGAACTACATCGTACCGGATTACGTACATGTTCTGGCCAATGGCCGCATCGTCAAATCCGGCGGTCGTGAACTGGCTCTGGAACTGGAAGAGAAAGGGTACGGCTGGTTGAATCTGGACGACGACAAAGTAGCGTAG
- a CDS encoding aminotransferase class V-fold PLP-dependent enzyme translates to MTQAIKRPFDVLSVREDFPILQQQVNGKPLVYMDNAATAQKPLAVIEAMNTYYREFNANVHRGAHSLSDRATGEFEAARDKVRAFVNAPSREDIIWVRGVTEAINLVAQSYARSTLQPGDEIIVSQLEHHANIVPWQIVAQQTGAQIRVIPITPDAELDMAAYQALLNEKTRIVAVNHASNAMGTVNPVKEMIRLAKAVGAVTLIDGAQGAPHLEIDVQDLDCDFYAISAHKAFGPTGIGALYGRKALLEAMPPYQSGGEMIERVSFSGTTFNVPPFKFEAGTPAIAEAIGFAAALDYLSQFDKAQLKAHEDSLLQLAAELAPTVPGLRPVGTAKDKVSVFSFLVDGLHPSDLGTLLDQQGIAVRTGHHCAQPLMDCLGVPGTTRASFAFYNTREEVEKLFAALQKITRLFI, encoded by the coding sequence ATGACCCAGGCGATTAAACGTCCCTTTGATGTTCTATCCGTCCGCGAGGACTTCCCTATCCTGCAACAGCAGGTGAACGGCAAACCTCTGGTATACATGGATAACGCAGCCACGGCGCAAAAGCCGCTGGCGGTTATCGAGGCGATGAACACGTATTACCGGGAGTTTAACGCCAACGTGCATCGCGGCGCCCACAGCCTGAGTGACCGCGCAACCGGCGAATTCGAAGCCGCTCGCGATAAAGTGCGCGCCTTCGTCAACGCGCCGTCTCGTGAAGATATCATTTGGGTTCGCGGCGTCACCGAGGCCATCAATCTGGTGGCGCAATCTTACGCCCGCAGCACCCTGCAGCCCGGCGACGAAATTATCGTCAGCCAGCTTGAACATCACGCCAATATCGTGCCCTGGCAGATCGTGGCGCAGCAGACCGGCGCGCAGATCAGAGTCATCCCAATTACGCCTGACGCCGAGCTGGACATGGCCGCCTATCAGGCCCTGTTGAACGAAAAGACTCGCATCGTCGCGGTGAACCATGCATCCAACGCGATGGGCACCGTGAATCCCGTTAAAGAAATGATTCGCTTGGCGAAGGCGGTCGGCGCGGTGACACTGATAGACGGCGCACAAGGCGCGCCGCACCTGGAAATCGACGTACAGGACTTGGACTGCGATTTCTATGCGATTTCCGCCCATAAGGCGTTTGGCCCTACCGGCATCGGCGCGTTATACGGCCGCAAAGCGTTGCTGGAAGCCATGCCGCCTTATCAAAGCGGTGGCGAAATGATTGAGCGCGTGTCCTTCTCCGGCACCACGTTCAACGTGCCTCCGTTTAAGTTTGAGGCCGGTACGCCAGCCATTGCTGAAGCCATCGGTTTCGCAGCGGCGCTGGACTATCTGAGTCAATTCGACAAAGCGCAACTGAAAGCCCATGAAGACAGCCTGCTGCAACTTGCGGCGGAGCTGGCGCCGACTGTTCCCGGCTTACGCCCGGTGGGTACGGCGAAAGACAAAGTTTCCGTTTTTTCCTTTTTGGTGGACGGCCTGCATCCCAGCGACCTGGGCACACTGCTGGATCAGCAAGGCATCGCCGTACGCACCGGACACCATTGCGCGCAGCCATTAATGGACTGCCTGGGCGTTCCTGGCACCACCCGCGCCTCTTTTGCGTTCTATAACACCCGTGAAGAGGTTGAAAAACTGTTCGCCGCCCTACAGAAGATAACCAGACTGTTTATTTAG
- a CDS encoding SUF system Fe-S cluster assembly regulator yields MLRLARLADYGLLIASCLDEPGKDLVKLEQVADQTKLPIPTVRKIMKLLVDGGVVHSERGVKGGYCLSDAAYNISIARILRAVEGGVALTDCCAEERVCDVMHACTVHSNWSVINQTVNEIFERLTLRDMSRRLSKADVISKVRTDDDAVDLVMLSELAS; encoded by the coding sequence ATGTTGCGCTTAGCTAGACTTGCCGATTATGGGCTGTTGATCGCCTCTTGTCTGGATGAGCCAGGTAAAGATCTGGTCAAACTGGAGCAGGTCGCCGATCAGACCAAGTTGCCCATTCCCACCGTACGCAAAATCATGAAATTGCTGGTGGATGGCGGCGTCGTTCACTCCGAGCGCGGCGTCAAAGGCGGCTATTGCCTTTCCGACGCGGCCTATAATATCAGTATTGCGCGCATTCTCCGAGCGGTGGAAGGCGGCGTGGCGCTGACTGACTGTTGTGCTGAAGAGCGCGTTTGCGATGTCATGCACGCGTGTACAGTGCATAGCAACTGGTCGGTTATCAATCAGACAGTCAATGAGATTTTTGAGCGGCTCACGCTGCGGGATATGTCCCGCCGTCTAAGCAAGGCCGATGTCATCAGCAAAGTGCGTACGGACGACGACGCCGTCGATCTCGTTATGTTGAGCGAGCTGGCCTCCTAA
- the sufD gene encoding Fe-S cluster assembly protein SufD gives MATQSNPYADFHRQCVEASQSWSEQLGDSLRWLDDARSEGRSLFAGLELPTRKTEAWRYTPIAPIVQGDILRLRTSDSDDAPQGITGDFYTLTFHNGQLAASNIDDSALEVIPFSSADTAGQTLIKEYLGKTFDAVKHPFAALNAGTLQDGALIRVKKDSKALKPVQIVHTADVSGDAASSYNRVIVVVESGAKLELLETYVDTHERKVFQNTVTEVFLAANSTMTHYALNCEGASQIHTGCVFVEQQGGSHYEQHAFATGGALKRRDINVKLLGQLASCKLNGVYLAGGREHVDFHTTIEHVAPHCVSEETYKGIINGKGKAVFNGRVHIHRDAQQSSAAMNNNNLLLTNTAEVNTKPELEIYADDVKCAHGATVGQLDDMALFYFQSRGIPRTEAHRMLSRAFVESVMAEMEIETAHAYVLELAERFYNEGTQETTA, from the coding sequence ATGGCGACCCAAAGCAACCCCTACGCAGACTTTCACCGCCAATGCGTGGAAGCCTCGCAATCCTGGAGCGAACAACTGGGCGACAGCCTGCGCTGGCTTGACGACGCCCGCAGTGAAGGCCGCAGCCTATTCGCCGGCCTGGAGCTTCCCACTCGCAAAACAGAAGCCTGGCGCTACACACCTATCGCCCCCATCGTTCAGGGCGATATCCTGCGTTTGCGGACATCGGATTCTGATGACGCCCCGCAAGGCATTACTGGCGACTTCTATACTCTGACATTCCACAATGGTCAGCTGGCCGCATCCAACATCGACGACTCCGCACTGGAAGTGATCCCCTTCTCGTCAGCGGACACAGCCGGTCAGACGCTGATCAAAGAATACCTGGGCAAGACGTTCGACGCCGTCAAGCATCCTTTTGCCGCGCTGAATGCAGGCACCCTTCAGGATGGCGCGCTTATCCGTGTCAAGAAAGACAGCAAAGCCCTCAAGCCGGTGCAGATCGTCCATACTGCAGACGTTTCCGGCGATGCGGCGTCCAGCTATAACCGCGTGATCGTGGTGGTGGAGTCCGGCGCCAAACTGGAACTGCTGGAAACTTACGTCGACACCCATGAGCGCAAAGTTTTCCAAAATACTGTGACGGAAGTGTTTCTCGCCGCCAACAGTACGATGACGCACTACGCGCTGAATTGCGAAGGCGCCAGTCAGATTCATACCGGTTGCGTGTTCGTCGAGCAGCAAGGCGGCAGCCACTACGAGCAGCATGCTTTCGCCACCGGCGGCGCACTGAAACGTCGCGATATCAATGTAAAATTGCTGGGCCAACTGGCGTCCTGCAAGCTGAATGGCGTTTATCTGGCGGGCGGGCGTGAGCATGTGGATTTCCACACCACGATTGAGCACGTGGCGCCGCACTGCGTCAGCGAAGAAACCTACAAAGGCATCATCAACGGTAAAGGCAAGGCGGTATTCAACGGCCGCGTGCATATCCATCGCGACGCCCAGCAGTCTTCGGCGGCGATGAACAACAATAATCTGTTGTTGACCAATACTGCGGAAGTGAACACCAAGCCCGAATTGGAGATCTACGCCGACGACGTCAAATGTGCGCACGGCGCCACCGTGGGCCAGTTGGACGACATGGCGCTGTTCTACTTCCAGTCCCGCGGCATCCCCCGCACCGAAGCGCACCGCATGCTGAGCCGCGCTTTCGTGGAGTCCGTCATGGCGGAAATGGAGATCGAAACGGCTCACGCCTATGTGCTTGAACTGGCTGAGCGTTTCTATAATGAAGGAACGCAGGAGACAACAGCATGA
- a CDS encoding NADPH-dependent FMN reductase — MKPLNILAISGSLRKLSYNTAAIEALSRLAPKDVTVKVYQGLGDLPLFNPDLENELPAAVRELKSALAQAHGLIIASPEYAHGISGVMKNALDWLVSGEEFVYLPVMLINTSPRASHAQAALREVVTTMSGRIIDNACVSVPLLSSNLDAEGIVQSPEIAGPLLQGLQQFIDAIEAQAEADD; from the coding sequence GTGAAACCTCTTAACATTCTGGCCATCTCCGGCAGCCTCAGGAAGCTCTCCTATAACACCGCGGCGATAGAGGCCTTAAGCAGATTGGCCCCGAAGGACGTAACGGTGAAAGTCTATCAGGGGCTGGGCGACCTGCCGCTGTTTAATCCTGACCTGGAAAATGAATTACCCGCCGCCGTAAGGGAGTTAAAGTCCGCATTGGCGCAAGCGCACGGATTGATTATCGCCAGTCCGGAATACGCCCATGGAATCAGCGGCGTTATGAAGAACGCCCTTGATTGGCTGGTGAGCGGCGAGGAGTTTGTATATTTGCCCGTCATGCTCATCAACACATCGCCCCGGGCCAGTCACGCCCAGGCGGCTTTACGCGAAGTGGTGACCACCATGTCAGGCCGTATCATAGACAACGCCTGCGTTTCCGTGCCTCTGCTCAGCTCCAATCTGGACGCGGAGGGGATTGTGCAATCCCCTGAGATTGCCGGCCCCCTGCTACAGGGACTTCAACAGTTCATCGACGCAATTGAGGCGCAGGCTGAAGCCGACGACTGA
- the sufT gene encoding putative Fe-S cluster assembly protein SufT: MEREVVLTKRDCVARLVPAGTEITIPADTFVTITQALGGTFTVVVNGNLARVEGRDADALGKNVADFNFDDITEGEVNERHVWEALRAVYDPEIPVNIVDLGLVYNVAVNKEDGKNCVNVEMTLTAPGCGMGPVIADDVKHKLTLVPNVDEARVELVFDPPWSNDMLSEEAKLELGML; encoded by the coding sequence ATGGAAAGAGAGGTTGTACTCACCAAACGGGACTGCGTTGCGCGTCTCGTTCCCGCGGGCACGGAAATCACCATCCCGGCGGATACTTTCGTCACTATCACCCAGGCGCTGGGCGGCACATTCACTGTTGTCGTCAACGGCAATCTGGCCCGGGTTGAGGGCAGAGACGCCGACGCTTTGGGTAAGAACGTCGCCGACTTCAATTTCGACGACATCACGGAAGGCGAAGTCAATGAGCGTCATGTCTGGGAAGCATTACGCGCCGTTTACGACCCGGAAATTCCTGTAAACATTGTTGATCTGGGCCTGGTGTACAACGTCGCCGTCAACAAAGAGGACGGCAAGAATTGCGTCAATGTGGAAATGACCCTGACGGCGCCCGGCTGTGGTATGGGGCCTGTCATCGCCGATGACGTAAAACATAAGCTTACGCTGGTGCCCAATGTGGACGAAGCGCGAGTGGAGTTGGTTTTCGATCCTCCCTGGAGCAACGACATGCTCAGCGAAGAAGCCAAACTCGAACTAGGCATGCTATAA
- the sufB gene encoding Fe-S cluster assembly protein SufB, with product MSTPENSVDQYIKREYQAGFITDIESDALEPGLNEDVIRFISAKKNEPEFMLNWRLKAYREWLNMEEPQWAHVHYPKIDYNDIIYYSAPKSQKDGPKSLDEVDPELLKTYEKLGIPLHERAALAGVAVDAVFDSVSVATTFKEKLSEAGVIFCSISEAVRNHPELVEKYLGSVVPTRDNYFAALNSAVFSDGSFVYIPKGVRCPMELSTYFRINAAKTGQFERTLIIADEGSYVSYLEGCTAPMRDENQLHAAVVELVALEGAEIKYSTVQNWYPGDEEGKGGIYNFVTKRGLCAGAHSKISWTQVETGSAITWKYPSVVLKGDHSVGEFYSVALTNNLQQADTGTKMIHMGKHTRSTIISKGISAGRSDSSYRGLVRIAPNAENARNYTQCDSLLIGSKCGAHTFPYIESKNNSAVVEHEATTSKVSDEQLFLCRQRGIDAERAVSMIVNGFCKEVFKELPMEFAVEAGKLLEVSLEGSVG from the coding sequence ATGAGCACGCCAGAAAACTCAGTTGACCAATACATCAAACGGGAATACCAGGCCGGCTTTATCACCGACATTGAAAGCGACGCCCTGGAGCCGGGATTAAACGAAGACGTTATCCGCTTTATCTCCGCTAAAAAGAACGAACCCGAGTTCATGCTCAACTGGCGTCTCAAGGCCTATCGCGAATGGTTGAATATGGAAGAGCCGCAATGGGCTCACGTGCATTATCCCAAGATCGATTACAACGACATCATCTATTACTCTGCGCCTAAATCACAGAAAGACGGTCCCAAGAGCCTGGATGAAGTCGATCCCGAATTGTTGAAAACCTACGAAAAGCTGGGCATCCCCCTACACGAACGCGCCGCTCTGGCTGGCGTTGCGGTAGATGCGGTGTTCGACAGCGTTTCCGTCGCCACGACGTTCAAAGAAAAGCTGTCTGAAGCCGGCGTCATTTTCTGCTCCATTTCTGAAGCAGTCCGAAATCATCCTGAGTTGGTGGAAAAATATCTTGGTAGCGTCGTACCTACCCGCGACAATTATTTCGCCGCCCTCAACTCCGCGGTCTTCAGTGACGGTTCATTCGTTTACATTCCCAAGGGCGTGCGCTGCCCTATGGAACTGTCCACCTACTTCCGCATTAATGCGGCGAAGACCGGTCAGTTCGAACGTACGCTGATCATCGCCGATGAAGGCAGTTACGTCAGCTACCTGGAAGGCTGCACCGCTCCCATGCGCGATGAAAACCAGTTGCACGCCGCCGTGGTTGAACTGGTGGCGCTGGAAGGCGCGGAAATCAAATACTCGACCGTACAGAACTGGTATCCCGGCGACGAAGAAGGCAAAGGCGGCATCTACAACTTCGTCACCAAACGCGGCCTGTGCGCCGGCGCGCATTCCAAGATTTCCTGGACCCAGGTGGAAACCGGTTCGGCCATCACCTGGAAATACCCCAGCGTCGTGCTGAAAGGCGATCACAGCGTAGGCGAATTCTACTCTGTCGCTCTGACCAACAACCTGCAGCAGGCGGACACCGGCACCAAGATGATTCACATGGGTAAACACACCCGTAGCACCATCATCTCCAAAGGCATTTCCGCCGGCCGCAGCGACAGCAGCTATCGTGGTCTGGTGAGAATCGCTCCCAATGCCGAAAATGCGCGCAATTATACGCAGTGCGACTCTCTGCTGATCGGCAGCAAATGCGGCGCGCACACCTTCCCTTACATCGAAAGTAAGAACAACAGCGCCGTGGTTGAACATGAGGCCACCACCTCCAAGGTGAGCGATGAGCAGTTGTTCCTGTGCCGTCAGCGCGGCATCGACGCGGAACGCGCCGTATCCATGATCGTCAACGGCTTTTGTAAGGAAGTTTTCAAAGAGCTGCCCATGGAATTTGCGGTGGAAGCGGGCAAGTTGCTGGAAGTCAGTTTGGAAGGCTCCGTCGGCTAA
- a CDS encoding iron-sulfur cluster assembly accessory protein, whose amino-acid sequence MSAQTFTPEVGLRITDAAAQHIRKQLRQHPDAQGFRLGLKASGCSGFKYIVDLVKAPSDDDRKFVLADDIPVYVDAKSLPYINGAEIDFVKEGLNYAFKFNNPNVDSSCGCGESFSIKEDA is encoded by the coding sequence ATGTCCGCGCAAACCTTTACGCCTGAAGTGGGATTGCGTATCACCGACGCTGCGGCTCAACACATCCGCAAGCAGCTGAGGCAGCATCCCGACGCCCAGGGTTTCCGCCTGGGCCTCAAAGCCAGCGGCTGCTCCGGCTTCAAATATATCGTGGATCTGGTTAAGGCCCCTTCCGACGATGATCGCAAGTTCGTGCTCGCTGACGACATTCCTGTTTATGTTGACGCCAAGAGCCTGCCCTACATTAATGGCGCTGAGATCGACTTCGTCAAAGAAGGCCTGAATTACGCCTTCAAGTTCAACAACCCAAACGTTGATTCATCCTGCGGCTGCGGGGAAAGCTTTTCCATAAAAGAGGACGCCTGA
- a CDS encoding DinB family protein — MGFKQHYQLMAGYNQRMNNQVYAAAAKLDESVLTRDSGAFFGSILGTLNHIMVADLVWLGRYSSLSNRYQSLQGLSQYPKPNALNETLYADFNALAEKRRQLDALIIRWLTDEVLEEDYALNLHYSSMTGGKSVRNFGELLAHFFNHQTHHRGQASTLLSQAGQDIGVTDFAIDIPNLAPSD; from the coding sequence ATGGGATTCAAACAACACTATCAACTTATGGCCGGATACAACCAACGCATGAACAACCAGGTTTATGCGGCGGCCGCAAAACTGGACGAGAGCGTCCTGACGAGAGATTCCGGGGCATTTTTCGGCTCCATCCTCGGCACTCTGAATCACATTATGGTGGCTGATTTGGTCTGGCTGGGCCGCTATTCTTCATTGTCGAACCGTTATCAATCCCTGCAAGGTCTGTCGCAATATCCCAAGCCCAATGCGCTGAATGAGACTTTATATGCGGATTTTAATGCGCTAGCGGAGAAACGACGTCAATTGGACGCCTTGATCATTCGTTGGCTTACCGACGAAGTATTGGAAGAAGACTACGCTCTCAACCTCCACTACAGCAGCATGACCGGCGGGAAAAGCGTGCGTAACTTTGGCGAACTGCTGGCGCACTTCTTCAATCACCAAACGCATCACCGGGGTCAGGCGAGCACACTGCTGTCACAGGCGGGGCAGGACATCGGCGTCACTGATTTTGCAATTGATATCCCAAATCTCGCGCCTTCAGACTGA
- the maoP gene encoding DUF413 domain-containing protein, with product MNQKDFASSKVFYDTKHFPRGFSRSGFFSKKEADMLERSGYALQELTNGNRKPATPAEEQLLTVLRGERAPGTDLEKVWIKYLKHISTKRVSYTTGMAFAMSEGGDFTDVETD from the coding sequence ATGAACCAAAAAGATTTTGCAAGCAGTAAAGTGTTTTACGATACGAAGCACTTTCCCAGAGGATTCAGCCGGTCAGGTTTCTTTTCCAAGAAAGAGGCGGACATGCTGGAGCGTTCCGGGTATGCATTGCAAGAGCTCACAAACGGCAATCGCAAACCTGCGACACCGGCGGAAGAACAGCTTCTGACAGTGTTGAGAGGTGAAAGGGCGCCTGGTACGGACCTTGAAAAGGTGTGGATTAAGTATCTCAAGCATATCAGCACCAAACGCGTGTCCTACACCACCGGCATGGCGTTCGCCATGTCAGAGGGCGGCGACTTTACCGACGTCGAAACCGATTGA
- a CDS encoding SufE family protein, giving the protein MTAVDQADIFTANPLGKDTTIADIKDSFEFLDDWEERYGYVIDLGKQVPAMPAEHKVEENFVHGCQSQVWFIHYLDAASGKMYVLVASDAMIVQGLAAVVMCAFNGKSPQDIVSFDMDALFTELDLMRHLSPTRGNGLRAMVKKIQDAARSAL; this is encoded by the coding sequence ATGACCGCCGTAGATCAAGCCGATATTTTCACCGCCAACCCATTGGGAAAAGACACCACCATCGCAGACATCAAAGACAGTTTTGAGTTTCTGGATGACTGGGAAGAGCGCTACGGTTACGTCATCGACCTGGGCAAGCAGGTCCCTGCTATGCCGGCGGAACACAAAGTGGAAGAAAACTTTGTGCACGGCTGTCAGAGTCAGGTTTGGTTTATTCACTACTTGGACGCCGCATCCGGCAAGATGTACGTCCTGGTCGCCAGCGACGCCATGATCGTACAAGGCCTGGCCGCTGTCGTCATGTGCGCCTTCAACGGCAAATCGCCGCAGGATATCGTCAGCTTCGATATGGATGCGCTGTTTACAGAACTGGACCTGATGCGCCACTTGAGCCCCACACGCGGCAACGGTCTGCGCGCTATGGTGAAAAAAATCCAGGACGCCGCCCGCAGCGCTTTATAG
- a CDS encoding macro domain-containing protein: MIEFLCGDITELEVDAIVCPAHKYLSKGRGLSAQIFEQAGEDALESACSQAGECKVGDACLTPGFKLPAKHIIHTVTPQWTGGDQWGGSDLHLLANCYHSVVRLALEQGVKTIAFPALGAGTNKTPQSMAAHEGLEVLVKYADSFERLIICLHWEAGLDTWRRTYEDFFARRVEQSRKTG, from the coding sequence ATGATTGAGTTTCTATGCGGCGACATCACCGAGTTGGAGGTGGACGCTATAGTTTGTCCCGCCCATAAATATCTCAGTAAAGGCCGGGGCTTATCCGCGCAGATTTTTGAGCAGGCGGGAGAGGACGCCTTGGAGTCGGCCTGTTCTCAAGCGGGGGAATGTAAGGTGGGCGATGCCTGCCTGACGCCGGGATTCAAGCTGCCCGCCAAACACATTATTCATACTGTGACGCCACAATGGACGGGCGGCGACCAGTGGGGCGGTTCTGATCTGCATTTGCTGGCCAACTGTTATCACAGTGTGGTGCGGCTGGCGCTGGAGCAGGGCGTCAAAACCATTGCTTTTCCCGCCCTCGGTGCGGGAACCAATAAGACCCCGCAGTCTATGGCCGCTCATGAAGGGTTGGAAGTTTTGGTGAAATACGCTGACAGCTTTGAGCGTCTGATCATTTGCCTGCATTGGGAGGCAGGACTGGACACCTGGCGGCGCACCTATGAGGACTTTTTCGCCAGAAGAGTGGAGCAATCCCGCAAAACCGGTTGA